A genomic segment from Dietzia psychralcaliphila encodes:
- the rpsQ gene encoding 30S ribosomal protein S17 yields MTEASENTERNSRKVRIGYVVSDKMDKTIIVELEDRVKHPLYGKIMRRTERVKAHDETNNAGVGDRVRIMETRPLSATKRYRLVEVLERAK; encoded by the coding sequence GTGACTGAGGCCAGCGAGAACACCGAGCGCAACAGCCGCAAGGTGCGGATCGGGTACGTCGTGTCCGACAAGATGGACAAGACCATCATCGTCGAGCTCGAGGACCGCGTGAAGCACCCGCTCTACGGCAAGATCATGCGCCGTACCGAGCGTGTGAAGGCGCACGACGAGACCAACAACGCCGGCGTCGGCGACCGCGTGCGGATCATGGAGACCCGCCCGCTGTCCGCCACCAAGCGGTACCGCCTCGTCGAGGTCCTGGAGCGCGCGAAGTAA
- the rpmC gene encoding 50S ribosomal protein L29 encodes MASGTTAPELRELDADALTARLREAKEELFNLRFQMATGQLTNNRRLRVVRHDIARIYTVIRERELGLSAAPGDAK; translated from the coding sequence ATGGCTAGTGGAACCACCGCCCCCGAGTTGCGTGAACTCGACGCCGACGCGCTCACCGCGCGTCTGCGTGAGGCCAAGGAAGAGCTGTTCAATCTGCGCTTCCAGATGGCCACCGGTCAGCTGACCAACAACCGTCGCCTGCGGGTCGTCCGTCATGACATCGCTCGCATCTACACCGTCATCCGTGAGCGCGAGCTCGGGCTGTCGGCGGCGCCGGGTGATGCCAAGTGA
- the rplP gene encoding 50S ribosomal protein L16, whose amino-acid sequence MLIPKRVKHRKQHHPGRSGGAKGGTKVTFGEYGIQALEPAYVTNRQIESARIAINRHIKRGGKVWINIYPDRPLTKKPAEVRMGSGKGSVEWWVANVKPGRILFEMSYPNEETAREALRRAQHKLPCKTRIVTREEQF is encoded by the coding sequence GTGCTTATCCCCAAGCGCGTCAAGCACCGCAAGCAGCACCACCCCGGCCGTAGTGGCGGGGCCAAGGGCGGCACCAAGGTGACGTTCGGTGAGTACGGCATCCAGGCTCTCGAGCCGGCGTACGTCACCAACCGTCAGATCGAGTCCGCGCGTATCGCGATCAACCGCCACATCAAGCGTGGCGGCAAGGTGTGGATCAACATCTACCCCGACCGCCCGCTGACCAAGAAGCCCGCCGAGGTTCGGATGGGTTCCGGTAAGGGATCCGTCGAGTGGTGGGTCGCCAACGTCAAGCCGGGTCGCATCCTGTTCGAGATGTCGTACCCGAACGAGGAGACCGCACGCGAGGCGCTGCGCCGCGCGCAGCACAAGCTCCCGTGTAAGACCCGCATCGTGACCCGGGAGGAGCAGTTCTGA